A part of Capsicum annuum cultivar UCD-10X-F1 chromosome 6, UCD10Xv1.1, whole genome shotgun sequence genomic DNA contains:
- the LOC107873606 gene encoding gamma-interferon-responsive lysosomal thiol protein isoform X1: MNFTFPKSASLFLVCFLCFTQFSSIYCEKKVSLALYYETLCPGCSDFIINYLPKIFKNGIIDIVDLKLVPWGNTRLQKDNTFKCQHGKDECFLDVVEACAINAWPDLNGHFPFIYCVESLVYHRNYTQWETCFEKLNLKKKPVTECVGSERGKELELHYAAETNALQPPHKYVPWVVVDGQPLYEDYEDFISYICKAYKGTTPVPGCSSSINVIKMGRKLNSFCLKQTAISKLSTISSAITSWLNRAKLTASA; the protein is encoded by the exons ATGAATTTTACTTTCCCAAAAAGTGCATCACTTTTCCTAGTTTGCTTCCTATGTTTCACCCAATTTTCTTCCATTTATTGTGAGAAGAAAGTTTCCTTGGCTTTGTATTATGAAACTCTATGTCCTGGTTGTTCTGATTTCATTATTAATTACTTACCTAAGATATTCAAGAATGGGATAATTGATATTGTTGATCTTAAACTTGTTCCATGGGGTAATACTAGGCTTCAAAAAGACAACACCTTCAAGTGCCAG CATGGAAAAGATGAATGTTTTCTGGACGTTGTAGAGGCGTGTGCAATTAATGCCTGGCCAGATTTG AATGGACACTTTCCTTTCATTTACTGTGTCGAAAGTCTGGTCTATCATAGGAACTATACCCAGTGGGAAACATGTTTTGAAAAGctgaatttgaagaaaaagcCAGTTACCGAATGTGTTGGCAGTGAGCGAGGGAAAGAG CTCGAACTACATTACGCAGCTGAGACAAATGCCCTTCAGCCTCCACATAAATATGTACCGTGGGTTGTCGTTGATGGCCAACCACTTTATGAA GACTACGAGGACTTCATAAGCTACATCTGCAAAGCGTACAAAGGAACTACTCCAGTCCCCGGTTGCAGCTCATCCATCAATGTCATTAAAATGGGAAGGAAACTTAACTCTTTTTGCTTAAAGCAGACGGCCATTTCCAAGTTGTCAACTATAAGTTCAGCTATTACATCTTGGTTGAACCGCGCTAAGCTCACTGCATCTGCATAA
- the LOC107873606 gene encoding gamma-interferon-responsive lysosomal thiol protein isoform X2, with protein sequence MNSVSFSLVCFLCFTQFSSISCEKKVYLALYYESLCPYCSNFIVNYLPNIFKNGLIDIVDLKLVPWGNTKLLENNTFTCQHGKDECFLDVVEACAINAWPDLNGHFPFIYCVESLVYHRNYTQWETCFEKLNLKKKPVTECVGSERGKELELHYAAETNALQPPHKYVPWVVVDGQPLYEDYEDFISYICKAYKGTTPVPGCSSSINVIKMGRKLNSFCLKQTAISKLSTISSAITSWLNRAKLTASA encoded by the exons ATGAATAGTGTATCATTTTCTCTAGTTTGCTTTCTATGTTTCACccaattttcttccatttcttgtgAGAAGAAAGTGTACTTGGCTTTGTATTATGAAAGCTTGTGTCCTTACTGTTCAAATTTCATTGTTAATTATTTACCTAACATATTCAAGAATGGGTTGATTGATATTGTTGATCTTAAACTTGTTCCATGGGGTAATACTAAGCTTCTAGAAAACAACACCTTTACATGCCAG CATGGAAAAGATGAATGTTTTCTGGACGTTGTAGAGGCGTGTGCAATTAATGCCTGGCCAGATTTG AATGGACACTTTCCTTTCATTTACTGTGTCGAAAGTCTGGTCTATCATAGGAACTATACCCAGTGGGAAACATGTTTTGAAAAGctgaatttgaagaaaaagcCAGTTACCGAATGTGTTGGCAGTGAGCGAGGGAAAGAG CTCGAACTACATTACGCAGCTGAGACAAATGCCCTTCAGCCTCCACATAAATATGTACCGTGGGTTGTCGTTGATGGCCAACCACTTTATGAA GACTACGAGGACTTCATAAGCTACATCTGCAAAGCGTACAAAGGAACTACTCCAGTCCCCGGTTGCAGCTCATCCATCAATGTCATTAAAATGGGAAGGAAACTTAACTCTTTTTGCTTAAAGCAGACGGCCATTTCCAAGTTGTCAACTATAAGTTCAGCTATTACATCTTGGTTGAACCGCGCTAAGCTCACTGCATCTGCATAA